A portion of the Hyalangium minutum genome contains these proteins:
- the era gene encoding GTPase Era → MASKTYRSGFAALIGRPNVGKSTLLNELTGEKIAIVSPKPQTTRNRILGVVTRPEGQVAFIDTPGIHQAKGELNRYMVETALQAAEEVDLVLFVIEPPGGEKPEVGPGNRMILERLQRIRKPTFLVINKIDSLPKAKLLPLIELFRNEFPFAEVVPISAREGDGVDRLFQVVLQHLPEGEKIFDEEMLTDQQERTLVSEYIREQVLRHCRQEIPYSAAVLVEVFDESEREPLPGTPEGQLAGLIRIAASIYVERDSQKAIIIGKQGQMLKTIGTDARKAIQRLLGAHVYLSLRVRVEPRWSERREGLKKLGYE, encoded by the coding sequence ATGGCCTCGAAGACCTACCGCAGCGGCTTTGCCGCGCTCATTGGGCGCCCCAACGTGGGCAAGAGCACGCTGCTCAACGAGCTGACGGGCGAGAAGATCGCCATCGTCTCTCCCAAGCCGCAGACAACCCGTAACCGCATCCTGGGCGTGGTGACGCGCCCCGAGGGGCAGGTTGCCTTCATCGACACGCCCGGCATCCACCAGGCCAAGGGCGAGCTCAACCGCTACATGGTGGAGACAGCCCTCCAGGCCGCCGAGGAGGTGGACCTCGTCCTCTTCGTCATCGAGCCGCCCGGCGGGGAGAAGCCCGAGGTGGGCCCGGGCAACCGGATGATCCTCGAGCGGCTGCAGCGGATCCGCAAGCCGACCTTCCTCGTCATCAACAAGATCGACAGCCTTCCGAAGGCCAAGCTGCTGCCGCTGATCGAGCTGTTCCGCAACGAGTTCCCGTTCGCGGAGGTGGTGCCCATCTCCGCGCGCGAGGGAGACGGGGTGGACCGGCTCTTCCAGGTGGTGCTCCAGCACCTGCCCGAGGGCGAGAAGATCTTCGACGAGGAGATGCTCACCGACCAGCAGGAGCGCACGCTGGTGTCCGAGTACATCCGCGAGCAGGTGCTGCGGCACTGCCGCCAGGAAATCCCATACTCCGCCGCGGTGCTGGTGGAGGTGTTCGACGAGTCCGAGCGAGAGCCCCTGCCGGGCACGCCCGAGGGGCAGCTTGCGGGCCTCATCCGGATTGCCGCCTCCATCTATGTGGAGCGCGACAGCCAGAAGGCCATCATCATCGGCAAGCAGGGGCAGATGCTGAAGACAATTGGCACGGACGCGCGCAAGGCCATCCAGCGGCTGCTGGGGGCGCACGTGTACCTGTCCCTCCGGGTCCGCGTGGAGCCTCGCTGGAGCGAGCGCCGCGAGGGCCTCAAGAAGCTGGGGTACGAGTAA
- the rnc gene encoding ribonuclease III: protein MDKLSLQERVQALETRLGVALPRKDLGLAALTHKSYFNEHRDSALQDNERLEFLGDAVVDLAISHRLMERFPNASEGELSKLRALIVNEEGLARIARALNLGELLLLGRGEEMTGGREKSSVLADAMEAVIGAVYLGAGMDSVMALVDRHFQEALEGVAEGRSGLDYKTKLQEDVQNRLKVSPRYRVVAEAGPDHEKTFEVEVSIGAELYARATGRSKKEAEQAAARATLDMLRKDDTSK from the coding sequence GTGGACAAGCTGAGCCTTCAAGAGCGCGTCCAGGCGCTGGAGACGAGGTTGGGGGTGGCCCTGCCCCGGAAGGACTTGGGCCTGGCGGCGCTCACGCACAAGAGCTACTTCAACGAGCACCGGGACTCCGCGCTCCAGGACAACGAGCGCCTGGAGTTCCTCGGGGACGCGGTGGTGGATCTGGCCATCAGCCACCGGTTGATGGAGCGCTTCCCCAACGCCTCCGAGGGCGAGCTGTCCAAGCTGCGCGCGCTCATCGTCAACGAGGAGGGGCTGGCGCGCATCGCCCGGGCGTTGAACCTGGGCGAGCTGCTGCTGCTGGGCCGGGGCGAGGAGATGACGGGCGGCCGGGAGAAGAGCTCGGTGCTCGCGGACGCCATGGAGGCGGTGATCGGCGCGGTGTACCTGGGCGCGGGCATGGACTCGGTGATGGCGCTGGTGGACCGGCACTTCCAGGAGGCCCTGGAGGGGGTGGCCGAGGGCCGCAGCGGCCTGGACTACAAGACGAAGCTCCAGGAGGACGTCCAGAATCGGCTGAAAGTCTCCCCGCGCTACCGGGTGGTGGCCGAAGCAGGGCCTGACCACGAGAAGACATTCGAGGTGGAGGTGTCCATCGGCGCGGAGCTGTACGCGCGGGCCACGGGGCGCAGCAAGAAGGAGGCGGAGCAGGCAGCCGCCCGGGCCACCCTGGACATGCTTCGGAAGGACGACACCTCGAAGTGA
- a CDS encoding acyl-CoA dehydrogenase family protein — MDFELPESHRALKNSLKDFCERKVKTQSREWDKDERFPAEVVRELGEMGVLGMLVSEEYGGAAMDSLAVAVAVEEIARYDGSLALTVASHNGLGTSHIRVFGNDAQKKKYLPKLASGEWLGAWGLTEPASGSDASGLKTTAVRKGDKWILNGAKMFITQGTVGHVFVILALTAPEKRQKGITAFILEKGTPGFSQRSIHGKLGMRSSDTAELVLEGVEVPDSQRLGEVDHGFIDTLKILDKGRITIGALAVGLGRGAIEESVRYARERTAFGQPIAEFQGLRWMFSDMKTEIDAARLLVHRAAWMADAGQTYTQAASQAKLFASEAAMRACNKAVQIHGGYGYTREFPVERYLRDAKLCEIGEGTSEIQRSVIAREIFKG, encoded by the coding sequence ATGGACTTCGAACTTCCAGAGAGTCACCGCGCCCTGAAGAACTCGCTGAAGGACTTCTGCGAGCGCAAGGTCAAAACCCAGTCTCGGGAGTGGGACAAAGACGAGAGGTTCCCGGCGGAGGTCGTCCGGGAGCTGGGCGAGATGGGCGTGCTGGGCATGCTGGTCTCCGAGGAGTACGGCGGAGCGGCCATGGACAGCCTGGCGGTGGCGGTGGCCGTGGAGGAGATCGCCCGCTACGACGGCTCGCTGGCCCTCACGGTGGCCTCGCACAACGGCCTGGGCACCAGCCACATCCGCGTGTTCGGCAACGACGCCCAGAAGAAGAAGTACCTGCCCAAGCTCGCCTCGGGCGAGTGGCTGGGCGCCTGGGGCCTGACCGAGCCCGCCTCCGGCTCGGACGCCTCGGGCCTGAAGACCACCGCCGTCCGCAAGGGCGACAAGTGGATCCTCAACGGCGCCAAGATGTTCATCACCCAGGGCACCGTGGGCCACGTGTTCGTGATCCTCGCGCTCACCGCCCCGGAGAAGCGCCAGAAGGGCATCACCGCCTTCATCTTGGAGAAGGGCACGCCGGGCTTCAGCCAGCGCTCCATCCACGGAAAGCTGGGCATGCGCTCCTCGGACACGGCGGAGCTGGTGCTCGAGGGCGTGGAGGTGCCGGACTCGCAGCGGCTGGGCGAGGTGGACCACGGCTTCATCGACACGCTGAAGATCCTCGACAAGGGCCGCATCACCATCGGCGCGTTGGCGGTGGGCCTGGGCCGAGGTGCCATTGAAGAGTCCGTGCGCTACGCCCGCGAGCGCACCGCCTTCGGCCAGCCCATCGCCGAGTTCCAGGGCCTGCGCTGGATGTTCTCGGACATGAAGACGGAGATCGACGCGGCACGCCTGCTCGTCCATCGCGCGGCGTGGATGGCGGACGCGGGCCAGACGTACACGCAGGCCGCCTCGCAGGCCAAGCTGTTCGCCTCGGAGGCCGCCATGCGCGCCTGCAACAAGGCGGTGCAGATCCACGGCGGCTACGGCTACACGCGCGAGTTCCCGGTGGAGCGCTACCTGCGCGACGCCAAGCTGTGCGAGATCGGCGAGGGCACCAGCGAGATCCAGCGCAGCGTCATCGCCCGCGAAATCTTCAAGGGCTGA
- the der gene encoding ribosome biogenesis GTPase Der, protein MKPLVAIVGRPNVGKSTLFNRLIRRRAALVEDVPGVTRDRHYADASWGDRTFTVIDTGGFVPGDQDVLLKEVREQAQLAVEECDVILFVTDGRAGLTAADEAVGALLRKSGKPVLVVANKLDSPIGTVQALSAEFFRLGLGEVFPLSAEHGLGIENLAGTLLDKLPAKKEGEDSEERPDDGSIRIAIIGRPNVGKSTLVNALLKEKRLVASEVPGTTRDPIDSTLTYKDKKVVLTDTAGIRRKRSIAHRVEKYSVMAALRVMDRSDVAVLLMDATEPAVDQDAKLAALAEEKGRALVIVVNKWDLIGTDQRRQEAYREALKYSLKFVGYAPIVFTSALTGSKVEKVVDIAVELAEQFRYRAPTPQLNRLLDHMVDNNPAPIVHSKPLRLYYIAQVGTAPPTFALTCNVPQGVPEMYKRYITNQIRKTFDLRVPLRLLFKERPGKAKRESRKKPHLKKKKPSRRD, encoded by the coding sequence ATGAAACCGCTGGTCGCCATCGTCGGACGCCCCAACGTGGGCAAATCCACGCTCTTCAACCGCCTCATCCGCCGCCGTGCCGCGCTGGTGGAGGACGTGCCCGGTGTCACCCGGGATCGCCACTACGCGGACGCCTCGTGGGGAGACCGCACCTTCACGGTGATCGACACGGGCGGCTTCGTGCCCGGCGACCAGGACGTGCTCCTCAAGGAGGTGCGCGAGCAGGCCCAGCTCGCCGTGGAGGAGTGTGACGTCATCCTCTTCGTCACGGACGGGCGCGCCGGGCTCACCGCCGCGGACGAGGCCGTGGGCGCCTTGCTGCGCAAGAGCGGCAAGCCGGTGCTCGTGGTGGCCAACAAGCTGGACAGCCCGATCGGCACGGTCCAGGCGCTCTCGGCGGAGTTCTTCCGGCTGGGCCTGGGCGAGGTGTTCCCGCTGTCGGCCGAGCACGGCCTGGGCATCGAGAACCTCGCGGGGACGCTGCTGGACAAGCTCCCGGCCAAGAAGGAGGGCGAGGACTCCGAGGAGCGCCCTGACGACGGCTCCATCCGCATCGCCATCATCGGCCGTCCCAACGTGGGCAAGAGCACGCTGGTGAACGCGCTCCTGAAGGAGAAGCGCCTGGTGGCCAGCGAGGTGCCGGGCACCACGCGCGATCCCATCGACTCGACGCTCACCTACAAGGACAAGAAAGTTGTCCTCACGGACACCGCTGGCATCCGGCGCAAGCGCTCCATTGCCCACCGCGTGGAGAAGTACTCCGTGATGGCGGCCTTGAGGGTGATGGACCGCAGCGACGTGGCCGTGCTCCTCATGGACGCCACCGAGCCCGCCGTGGACCAGGACGCCAAGCTGGCCGCCCTGGCCGAGGAGAAGGGCCGCGCGCTCGTCATCGTCGTGAACAAGTGGGACCTCATCGGTACGGACCAGCGCCGCCAGGAGGCCTACCGCGAGGCGCTGAAGTACTCGCTGAAGTTCGTGGGGTACGCGCCCATCGTCTTCACCTCGGCGCTCACCGGCTCCAAGGTGGAGAAGGTGGTGGACATCGCCGTGGAGCTCGCCGAGCAGTTCCGCTACCGGGCTCCCACTCCGCAGCTCAACCGGCTGCTGGACCACATGGTGGACAACAACCCGGCCCCCATCGTCCACAGCAAGCCCTTGCGCCTGTACTACATCGCCCAGGTGGGCACGGCGCCGCCCACCTTCGCCCTCACGTGCAACGTGCCCCAGGGCGTGCCGGAGATGTACAAGCGCTACATCACCAACCAGATCCGGAAGACCTTCGATCTGAGGGTGCCCCTGCGGCTGCTCTTCAAGGAGCGGCCGGGGAAGGCCAAGCGGGAGTCCCGCAAGAAGCCCCACCTGAAGAAGAAGAAGCCGTCCCGTCGGGACTGA
- a CDS encoding peptidylprolyl isomerase — protein MFRLLATSLVLAATVAGAQPTPGPWTKKAQEGKDIYATLKTSQGDIVVRLFSKDAPKTVANFVGLASGEKEWTDPRTGQKTKRPLYEGTIFHRVIPNFMVQGGDPMGTGMGDGGYSFEDEFQSGRKFDKKGLLAMANAGPNTNGSQFFITTSTPAHLNNRHTIFGEVVKGYDVVEKISLAPRDAMDRPNTEIELTKIELSDKAPKGVPAAPAAGAKGAAKKAVEKKAK, from the coding sequence ATGTTCCGACTGCTCGCGACCTCCCTGGTTCTGGCCGCCACCGTCGCCGGGGCGCAGCCCACCCCCGGCCCGTGGACGAAGAAGGCGCAGGAGGGCAAAGACATCTACGCTACCCTCAAGACGAGCCAGGGCGACATTGTCGTCCGGCTCTTCTCCAAGGACGCCCCGAAGACCGTGGCGAACTTCGTGGGGCTGGCCTCTGGCGAGAAGGAGTGGACGGACCCGAGGACGGGCCAGAAGACGAAGCGGCCCCTCTATGAAGGGACAATCTTTCACCGCGTCATCCCCAACTTCATGGTTCAGGGCGGGGATCCCATGGGCACGGGCATGGGCGACGGTGGCTACAGCTTCGAGGACGAGTTCCAGAGCGGCCGCAAGTTCGACAAGAAAGGCTTGCTGGCCATGGCCAACGCGGGCCCCAACACCAACGGCAGCCAGTTCTTCATCACCACCTCCACCCCAGCCCACCTCAACAACCGCCACACCATCTTCGGCGAGGTGGTGAAGGGCTACGACGTGGTGGAGAAGATCTCCCTGGCTCCCCGGGACGCGATGGATCGGCCGAACACCGAGATCGAGCTCACCAAGATCGAGCTGAGCGACAAGGCGCCCAAGGGCGTCCCCGCCGCTCCGGCCGCGGGTGCCAAGGGCGCCGCGAAGAAGGCCGTGGAGAAGAAGGCGAAGTAG
- a CDS encoding peptidylprolyl isomerase encodes MGMMDEAREGNDLYATFDTTEGQVVVKLFPKDAPKTVENFVGLATGEKEWTHPQTSQRMTGKPLYDGTIFHRCIDDFMIQGGDPLGRGTGGPGYRFEDEFKSGKRFDKKGLLAMANSGPNTNGSQFFITVVPTPHLNNKHTIFGEVVQGYEVVDRIANHITKDRNDRPTTEVRINKLTISTSAP; translated from the coding sequence ATGGGCATGATGGACGAGGCGCGCGAGGGAAATGATCTGTACGCCACCTTCGACACCACCGAAGGTCAGGTGGTGGTGAAGCTGTTCCCGAAGGATGCCCCGAAGACGGTGGAGAACTTCGTGGGGCTGGCCACGGGGGAGAAGGAGTGGACGCACCCCCAGACGAGCCAGCGCATGACGGGCAAGCCGCTCTACGACGGGACGATCTTCCACCGCTGCATTGATGACTTCATGATCCAGGGTGGCGATCCGCTCGGCCGGGGTACGGGCGGCCCGGGATACCGCTTCGAGGATGAGTTCAAGAGCGGCAAGCGTTTTGACAAGAAGGGCCTGCTGGCCATGGCCAACTCGGGGCCCAACACCAACGGCAGCCAGTTCTTCATCACCGTGGTGCCCACCCCGCACCTCAACAACAAGCACACCATCTTCGGCGAGGTGGTACAGGGCTATGAGGTCGTCGATCGCATCGCCAACCACATCACCAAGGACCGGAACGACCGGCCCACCACGGAAGTCCGCATCAACAAGCTGACCATCTCGACGTCCGCGCCGTAG
- a CDS encoding acyl-CoA carboxylase subunit beta, whose translation MSYDQKLLQKIADVEKGGAEKYHAKNKEAGKLFARERIRLLVDADSFIEDAKLANNADSELPSDGVVIGLGKVAGRTVAIMANDSTVKAGSWGARTVEKILRIQETARTLRCPLLYLVDSAGARITDQVEMFPGRRGAGRIFYNEVHLSGFVPQICLLFGPSAAGGAYIPAFCDLVIMVDGNASMYLGSPRMAEMVIGEKVTLEEMGGAKMHCSISGCGDVLVKTEPEAIEAAKHYLSFFPENFSQPPPAAAPKAPKASGKRVDELIPADQNKPFDMYALINELIDEGSWFEVKKLFAQEIVTGLGRINGRPVGIVANQPKYKGGVLFVDSADKAARFIWLCDAFNIPLLYLADVPGFMIGTKVERAGIIRAGAKMISAVSEASVPRICVVVRKAYGAGLYAMSGPGFAPDATLALPQAMIAVMGPEAAVNAVYFNKIQEKPEAERAAYVQQLRDEYRADVDIYKLASELVVDEIVPGDRLRHELTQRFETYSRRYQPRPEKKHGVLPV comes from the coding sequence ATGTCCTACGACCAGAAGCTTCTCCAGAAGATCGCCGACGTAGAGAAGGGCGGCGCCGAGAAGTACCACGCGAAGAACAAAGAGGCGGGCAAGCTCTTCGCGCGCGAGCGCATCCGCCTGCTGGTGGACGCGGACTCCTTCATCGAGGACGCCAAGCTCGCCAACAACGCCGATTCCGAGCTGCCCTCGGACGGCGTCGTCATCGGCTTGGGCAAGGTGGCCGGCCGCACTGTCGCCATCATGGCCAACGACTCCACCGTGAAGGCGGGAAGCTGGGGCGCTCGCACCGTGGAGAAGATCCTCCGCATCCAGGAGACGGCCCGCACGCTGCGCTGTCCGCTGCTGTACCTGGTGGACTCGGCGGGCGCCCGCATCACCGATCAGGTGGAGATGTTCCCCGGCCGCCGCGGCGCGGGCCGCATCTTCTACAACGAGGTGCACCTGTCCGGCTTCGTGCCGCAGATCTGCCTGCTGTTCGGGCCCTCGGCGGCCGGCGGCGCCTACATCCCCGCGTTCTGTGATTTGGTCATCATGGTGGACGGCAACGCCTCCATGTACCTGGGCAGCCCGCGCATGGCGGAGATGGTGATCGGCGAGAAGGTGACGCTCGAGGAGATGGGCGGCGCGAAGATGCACTGCTCGATCTCCGGCTGCGGCGACGTGCTGGTGAAGACGGAGCCCGAGGCCATCGAGGCGGCCAAGCACTACCTCAGCTTCTTCCCGGAGAACTTCAGCCAGCCGCCGCCCGCCGCCGCGCCCAAGGCCCCCAAGGCCAGCGGCAAGCGCGTGGACGAGCTCATCCCCGCGGATCAGAACAAGCCGTTCGACATGTACGCCCTCATCAACGAGCTGATCGACGAGGGCAGCTGGTTCGAGGTGAAGAAGCTCTTCGCCCAGGAGATCGTCACCGGCCTGGGCCGCATCAACGGCCGCCCGGTGGGCATCGTCGCCAACCAGCCCAAGTACAAGGGGGGAGTGCTCTTCGTGGACTCGGCGGACAAGGCTGCCCGGTTCATCTGGCTGTGTGATGCCTTCAACATCCCGCTGCTCTACCTGGCGGACGTGCCGGGCTTCATGATCGGCACCAAGGTGGAGCGCGCGGGCATCATCCGCGCCGGCGCGAAGATGATCTCCGCCGTGTCCGAGGCCAGCGTGCCGCGCATCTGCGTGGTGGTGCGCAAGGCCTACGGCGCGGGGCTCTATGCCATGTCCGGCCCCGGCTTCGCCCCGGATGCCACCCTGGCGCTGCCCCAGGCGATGATCGCCGTCATGGGCCCCGAGGCCGCCGTGAACGCCGTGTACTTCAACAAGATCCAGGAGAAGCCCGAGGCCGAGCGTGCCGCCTACGTCCAGCAGCTCCGGGACGAGTACCGGGCGGACGTGGACATCTACAAGCTGGCCAGCGAGCTGGTGGTGGACGAGATCGTCCCCGGTGACCGGCTGCGTCATGAGCTGACCCAGCGCTTCGAGACCTACTCGCGCCGCTACCAGCCTCGCCCGGAGAAGAAGCACGGCGTACTGCCCGTGTAA
- the meaB gene encoding methylmalonyl Co-A mutase-associated GTPase MeaB: protein MTPLSQRVLAGDVRAASRLMRHIDDGEASATADLQALFPKTGKAYIIGLTGSPGAGKSTLTDRLITRFRKQGKRVGVLAVDPTSPFTGGAILGDRIRMQEHATDPGVFIRSLATRGNLGGLSRATGDCIRVMDAMGQDIVLVETVGVGQDEIDIAQMAHTTVVVTVPGMGDDVQAIKAGILEVADVFAVNKSDLDGADRMVRELRMMLELRHAVKAPAMDHDAHHRMVRAKAEGRHVEETPPPREWEPPILKVVAAKSQGVDELVQAIEQHRAFLEETGLRKEKERSRAAMQFVALLRERLLRGALAKLERERGRLDEVASRIAERQADPYALAEELASQLAE, encoded by the coding sequence GTGACACCACTCTCTCAGCGGGTGCTCGCGGGCGATGTGCGCGCCGCCTCGCGCCTGATGCGCCACATCGACGACGGCGAGGCCAGCGCCACCGCGGACCTCCAGGCCCTGTTCCCCAAGACAGGCAAGGCCTACATCATCGGCCTCACCGGCTCGCCCGGCGCGGGCAAGTCCACGCTGACGGACCGGCTCATCACCCGGTTCCGCAAGCAGGGCAAGCGGGTCGGGGTGCTGGCGGTGGATCCCACCAGCCCGTTCACCGGCGGCGCCATCCTGGGCGATCGCATCCGCATGCAGGAGCACGCCACGGACCCGGGTGTCTTCATCCGCTCGCTGGCCACCCGCGGCAACCTGGGCGGCCTGTCGCGCGCTACCGGTGACTGCATCCGCGTCATGGACGCCATGGGCCAGGACATCGTCCTGGTGGAGACGGTGGGCGTGGGGCAGGACGAGATCGACATCGCCCAGATGGCGCACACCACGGTGGTGGTGACAGTGCCCGGCATGGGGGACGACGTGCAGGCCATCAAGGCCGGAATCCTCGAGGTGGCGGACGTCTTCGCGGTGAACAAGTCCGATCTGGACGGCGCGGACCGCATGGTGCGCGAGCTGCGGATGATGCTGGAGCTGCGCCACGCGGTGAAGGCACCGGCCATGGACCATGACGCGCACCACCGCATGGTCCGCGCCAAGGCGGAAGGACGCCACGTGGAGGAGACGCCGCCCCCGCGCGAGTGGGAGCCGCCCATCCTCAAGGTGGTGGCCGCCAAGAGCCAGGGTGTGGACGAGCTGGTGCAGGCGATCGAGCAGCACCGGGCCTTCCTGGAGGAGACGGGGCTGCGCAAGGAGAAGGAGCGCAGCCGCGCGGCCATGCAGTTCGTGGCCTTGCTGCGCGAGCGGCTGCTCCGGGGCGCGCTGGCGAAGCTGGAGCGAGAGCGCGGCCGGTTGGACGAGGTGGCCAGCCGCATCGCCGAGCGGCAGGCGGATCCGTACGCGCTCGCCGAGGAGTTGGCGAGCCAGTTGGCGGAGTAA
- a CDS encoding YtxH domain-containing protein: MFATKAKWAAKSGIYRKWLAHKFLNDIPRVAKDKWEDFDVDELLHAVGLTTYKPAKAGFGTLGVFIIGAAVGSIAALLLAPTPGTELRTQVKDKAMGYLNKQNLGIGQEKTASA; encoded by the coding sequence ATGTTCGCGACGAAGGCAAAGTGGGCGGCGAAGAGCGGCATCTATCGGAAGTGGTTGGCGCATAAGTTCCTGAACGACATTCCGCGTGTCGCGAAGGACAAGTGGGAGGATTTCGACGTGGATGAGCTGCTGCATGCGGTGGGTCTGACCACCTACAAGCCGGCCAAGGCGGGCTTCGGCACGCTGGGCGTGTTCATCATCGGCGCGGCGGTGGGCAGCATCGCGGCCCTGCTGCTGGCGCCCACCCCTGGCACCGAGCTGCGTACCCAGGTCAAGGACAAGGCCATGGGCTACCTGAACAAGCAGAACCTGGGCATCGGCCAGGAGAAGACGGCGAGCGCCTAG
- a CDS encoding enoyl-CoA hydratase-related protein has translation MAEFKIDARGAIEIWTIDGADRRNAISRAMLRELGEMVGRVSSGRQVRAVIITGAGDKAFCAGADLKERATMSEPEVRAFLDGLRQTFRAIEKSDCTFIAAINGAAFGGGTELALACDLRVAAPAAELGLTEVKLGIIPGGGGTQRLSRLIGPGRAKDLILTGRRMNAAEAFSVGLVNRLAPEGHLLETAFSLAEAIVDNAPIAVSTAKHAINEGMGLELEAALALELRKYEEVLKTEDRLEGLRAFAEKRPPVYKGR, from the coding sequence ATGGCAGAGTTCAAGATCGACGCACGGGGAGCCATCGAGATCTGGACCATCGACGGGGCGGACCGGCGCAACGCGATCAGCCGGGCCATGCTCCGGGAGCTCGGGGAGATGGTGGGGCGGGTCTCCAGCGGGCGGCAGGTCCGTGCGGTCATCATCACGGGGGCGGGGGACAAGGCGTTCTGCGCGGGAGCGGATCTGAAGGAGCGCGCCACGATGAGTGAGCCCGAGGTGCGGGCGTTCCTCGATGGTTTGCGGCAGACGTTCCGGGCAATCGAGAAGAGCGACTGCACGTTCATCGCGGCGATCAACGGAGCGGCGTTCGGCGGAGGGACGGAGCTGGCGCTGGCGTGCGATCTCCGGGTGGCGGCGCCGGCGGCGGAGCTGGGGCTGACGGAGGTGAAGCTGGGGATCATCCCAGGGGGTGGCGGCACCCAGCGGCTGAGCCGGCTCATTGGGCCGGGGCGGGCGAAGGATCTGATCCTCACAGGGCGGCGGATGAACGCGGCCGAGGCCTTCAGCGTGGGGCTGGTGAACCGGCTGGCGCCGGAGGGCCACCTGCTGGAGACGGCGTTCTCGCTGGCGGAGGCGATCGTCGATAACGCGCCGATCGCGGTGTCCACCGCCAAGCACGCCATCAACGAGGGCATGGGCCTGGAGCTGGAGGCAGCGCTGGCGCTGGAGCTGCGCAAGTACGAGGAAGTCCTGAAGACAGAGGATCGGCTCGAGGGCCTGCGCGCCTTCGCGGAGAAGCGTCCGCCCGTTTACAAGGGCCGCTGA